In the genome of Candidatus Nitrosotenuis sp. DW1, one region contains:
- a CDS encoding DedA family protein yields the protein MLEIEALVQWISSLVAQYLYAGVFVAAIIETVFPPVPTFAIFPLAGYFASQSKMSLLEVIGLGVAGGAGATIGSTIIYFVCIKLGRIALLRYLRYAKITDERLAKIEKWFEKYGDKAVFFGRMVPVLREMISIPAGLLRMRPVKFITYTFFGSCVWSISLTLVGYYFGVITVEIF from the coding sequence TTGCTAGAAATAGAGGCACTTGTTCAATGGATAAGCTCACTGGTCGCGCAGTATTTGTATGCAGGAGTGTTTGTAGCGGCAATAATTGAAACTGTTTTTCCGCCAGTGCCAACGTTTGCCATATTTCCCCTGGCAGGATACTTTGCATCACAGAGCAAAATGAGCTTGCTTGAGGTTATAGGGCTAGGAGTGGCAGGCGGGGCTGGTGCAACGATAGGCTCCACGATAATCTACTTTGTGTGCATAAAGCTTGGACGGATTGCGTTACTGCGGTACCTCAGGTACGCCAAAATCACAGACGAAAGACTTGCAAAGATAGAGAAATGGTTTGAGAAATACGGCGACAAGGCGGTGTTTTTTGGAAGGATGGTTCCGGTTCTAAGGGAGATGATTTCAATCCCTGCAGGGCTGCTCAGAATGAGGCCAGTCAAGTTTATCACGTACACGTTTTTTGGTTCATGTGTGTGGAGCATTTCGCTCACTCTTGTCGGGTATTATTTTGGCGTCATAACCGTCGAGATTTTCTAA
- a CDS encoding sensor histidine kinase has translation MSEQSSYFEKFSGLTGKTITELNQAKTEVEERGNQLQELANQSNAKFNEVLKMNLGLKEKIEFLQGLTENLSVRNEELEKRNQELERQRIENNNLSSDLKKNLEKVVLKEKELELQKDQLERRINEKTEELIKSQKLAIIGELASRMAHDLRNPLSIIKNVVEVMENKQKLRIEEKMVYYGKLHRAIERISHQVDDVLEYGRSTQLNLQTCKITQLITQAVLEGNFGSNVKINVEDSEMKINVDVRKIEAVFTNLLVNAAQSMENVGTINVRIMDNGANAIIAFEDSGPGIPQDVLPKIFEPLFTTKQTGTGLGLSICKKIIEQHGGSIAAKNNPTTFIIRLPKNF, from the coding sequence ATGTCAGAGCAGTCATCCTATTTTGAAAAATTCTCAGGTCTTACAGGAAAGACGATAACGGAATTAAACCAGGCAAAGACCGAAGTTGAGGAAAGAGGAAACCAGTTGCAAGAGCTGGCAAACCAGTCCAATGCAAAATTCAACGAGGTGCTAAAAATGAATCTCGGGCTGAAGGAAAAAATCGAGTTTTTGCAAGGCCTTACAGAAAATTTGAGTGTAAGAAACGAAGAATTGGAAAAACGAAACCAGGAATTGGAAAGACAGAGGATAGAGAACAACAATCTGTCATCGGATTTGAAAAAGAATTTAGAAAAAGTCGTCCTAAAAGAAAAGGAGCTAGAGCTTCAAAAAGACCAGCTCGAAAGGAGGATAAACGAAAAAACTGAAGAGCTGATCAAATCGCAAAAGCTTGCAATAATTGGCGAGCTTGCGTCAAGAATGGCACACGACCTAAGAAACCCGTTATCCATAATCAAAAACGTGGTGGAGGTAATGGAAAATAAGCAAAAGCTCCGAATTGAAGAAAAAATGGTCTACTACGGCAAGCTGCACAGGGCAATAGAAAGAATATCACACCAGGTAGACGATGTCTTGGAGTACGGACGGTCTACTCAGCTCAACTTGCAAACATGCAAGATCACGCAGCTGATCACGCAGGCAGTGTTGGAGGGAAACTTTGGAAGCAATGTCAAAATCAACGTAGAGGACAGCGAGATGAAGATAAACGTAGATGTGAGAAAAATCGAGGCAGTCTTTACAAATCTTTTAGTTAATGCAGCTCAGTCAATGGAGAACGTCGGGACGATCAACGTGAGAATCATGGACAATGGTGCAAATGCGATAATAGCATTTGAGGACTCAGGTCCGGGAATTCCCCAAGATGTGCTGCCAAAAATATTTGAACCGTTGTTTACAACAAAGCAGACAGGAACCGGGCTAGGCCTGTCAATTTGCAAGAAGATCATCGAACAGCACGGCGGAAGCATTGCTGCAAAGAACAACCCGACCACATTTATCATCAGACTGCCAAAGAACTTTTAG
- a CDS encoding A24 family peptidase C-terminal domain-containing protein yields the protein MVFGALGTGIVLLGTDLSQELPKIGISLIIAPFVLLIWRIGLFGGADAFALIVLAVLAPSITITGNVITPFTTLTNAVLMSVAPMIINVTRNTILLATKKNIFEGFDEPAKKKIVAMFVGYRAANPKFSFSIERKVGNQKKLNLALQHAENAAFCKKSDTWVTPGIPYMIFITAGFIVQLVYGDFVMSIFGDFL from the coding sequence GTGGTTTTTGGAGCGCTTGGAACAGGCATAGTTTTGCTCGGAACAGACCTAAGTCAAGAACTGCCCAAAATTGGAATTTCACTAATCATTGCGCCGTTTGTCCTGCTAATATGGCGAATAGGCCTGTTTGGGGGAGCAGATGCCTTTGCCCTAATTGTTCTTGCCGTTCTTGCGCCAAGCATCACCATTACTGGGAATGTGATAACGCCATTTACTACGCTGACAAATGCCGTCTTAATGTCAGTAGCACCGATGATCATCAACGTTACAAGAAATACCATACTGCTTGCGACAAAAAAGAACATCTTTGAGGGCTTTGACGAGCCTGCAAAAAAGAAAATCGTAGCAATGTTCGTAGGATACCGGGCAGCAAATCCGAAATTCAGCTTTTCAATTGAGCGAAAAGTCGGGAACCAAAAGAAACTGAACCTTGCCTTACAGCATGCAGAAAACGCGGCTTTTTGCAAGAAAAGCGACACGTGGGTAACGCCTGGCATCCCGTACATGATATTCATAACTGCAGGCTTTATCGTCCAGCTGGTTTACGGGGACTTTGTAATGAGCATCTTTGGGGATTTTCTCTAG
- a CDS encoding TrmB family transcriptional regulator: MQDKNELITMLKHFDLEEIDSKIYIGLLQVGPLSVGNIAAKLEIERGKAYRSLEKLRSIGLITTTLTNPIICKPIEPKEALTNIISRKENEFITMQKLASKLAVDLKDITRKQTMSDTPTVSIIQGRHNIYSRIGKMLQESAGIIYMVTTEKDLLRMYHTAIPEKIKICKNKGGQIRIITDIDDPNTFSIIAKLGASEIRIGKLPSKSRMIVEDQKRVLMSGGFSETMDMNDDNDSVLDSNSIEMTNNMYSLCEHLWKRSKEVEPVKKIAKQVSH; the protein is encoded by the coding sequence TTGCAGGACAAAAACGAACTAATCACAATGCTAAAACATTTTGACCTAGAAGAAATTGATTCCAAAATATACATAGGATTACTACAGGTAGGACCACTTTCAGTTGGAAACATTGCAGCGAAATTGGAAATTGAAAGGGGCAAAGCATACAGATCACTTGAAAAATTAAGAAGTATTGGATTGATCACAACGACTCTTACAAACCCAATAATTTGCAAACCAATTGAGCCAAAGGAAGCGCTGACAAACATCATCAGCCGCAAAGAAAATGAATTTATCACAATGCAAAAACTTGCCAGCAAGCTTGCAGTGGATCTAAAAGACATTACAAGAAAGCAGACAATGAGTGACACCCCAACAGTTTCAATAATTCAGGGCAGACACAACATTTACTCCAGAATTGGGAAAATGTTGCAAGAGTCGGCAGGAATAATATACATGGTTACCACGGAAAAAGATCTTTTGCGAATGTATCATACGGCAATACCAGAAAAGATCAAAATTTGCAAGAACAAAGGTGGGCAGATCAGAATAATTACAGACATCGATGACCCAAACACGTTTTCAATCATAGCAAAACTTGGCGCCTCTGAAATAAGAATAGGCAAGCTCCCATCAAAAAGCAGAATGATAGTTGAGGATCAAAAACGTGTTTTAATGTCAGGAGGATTTAGTGAGACCATGGACATGAATGACGATAACGACTCGGTTTTGGATAGTAATTCCATCGAGATGACAAACAACATGTACAGTCTTTGCGAGCACCTCTGGAAGCGCTCAAAGGAAGTCGAGCCAGTTAAGAAGATCGCAAAACAGGTATCACACTAA
- a CDS encoding 5-(carboxyamino)imidazole ribonucleotide synthase, with product MRQILGIIGGGQLGMMLTEAAKKMPEHISDVIVLDPTPNCSAAQAGAKQIVGDFKDKDAILELASKADIITYEIESGDSSVLKTAESKTTINPSPETLRIIQDKFLQKTFLKDNKIPVTDFVEITSLNDLREKISDFGYPALLKARRDAYDGRGNFKIKSEADLEQALNYFSGKPLMLERFVDFKMEVSVIAARNTKGQIATYPVVENIHENNILKMTIAPARVTKNVTSEAEKIAKETMRVLHGAGVFGIEMFVTRQDQILINEIAPRVHNSGHHTLQSSRTSQFEQHLRAILGLDLGDTTLIHPTIMYNILGPDNFQGKYKIPEIKQDNLYLKMYGKEESKPQRKLGHFNLVDRKNIGMEGLLESINLVKDKFRPIPA from the coding sequence TTGAGGCAAATTTTAGGCATAATCGGAGGCGGCCAGCTTGGAATGATGCTAACTGAGGCTGCAAAGAAAATGCCAGAGCACATATCTGACGTAATAGTGCTAGATCCAACACCAAACTGCTCTGCAGCACAGGCGGGCGCAAAGCAGATTGTGGGTGATTTTAAGGATAAAGACGCAATCTTGGAGCTTGCCTCAAAGGCAGACATCATAACATACGAAATAGAATCAGGAGACAGTTCGGTCCTAAAAACCGCAGAGTCCAAAACAACAATCAATCCATCTCCTGAAACTCTCAGAATAATCCAAGACAAGTTTTTACAAAAAACATTTCTAAAAGACAACAAAATACCAGTTACAGACTTTGTCGAGATAACATCGCTTAACGATCTTAGGGAAAAAATATCGGACTTTGGATATCCAGCATTACTCAAGGCAAGAAGAGACGCGTACGACGGTCGCGGAAATTTTAAAATAAAATCCGAAGCCGACTTGGAGCAGGCGCTAAACTATTTTTCTGGAAAACCCCTCATGCTTGAAAGATTTGTTGACTTTAAGATGGAAGTATCAGTAATTGCTGCAAGAAACACCAAAGGACAAATTGCAACATACCCAGTTGTCGAAAACATTCACGAAAACAATATTTTGAAAATGACAATCGCTCCTGCAAGGGTAACAAAAAACGTCACGTCTGAAGCAGAAAAAATTGCAAAAGAGACAATGCGTGTGCTCCACGGAGCAGGAGTGTTTGGAATAGAGATGTTTGTGACAAGGCAAGACCAAATTTTGATAAACGAGATTGCGCCACGAGTTCACAATTCAGGGCATCACACTCTGCAGTCAAGCAGGACGTCGCAATTTGAGCAACACCTGCGCGCGATACTTGGACTTGATCTTGGAGACACCACACTTATTCATCCAACAATCATGTACAATATTTTAGGCCCAGACAACTTTCAGGGAAAATACAAAATTCCTGAAATAAAACAAGATAACCTTTATCTCAAAATGTACGGCAAAGAAGAATCAAAACCTCAAAGAAAACTCGGCCACTTTAATTTAGTCGACAGAAAAAACATCGGAATGGAGGGATTGCTAGAATCAATTAATTTGGTAAAAGACAAGTTCAGACCAATTCCGGCATAG
- the purE gene encoding 5-(carboxyamino)imidazole ribonucleotide mutase: MMIPKKPLVGIIMGSSSDSKVMHSAAKILDDFGIAHEDQIISAHRTPTRLEEYAKHAEKNGFKIIIAGAGGSAHLPGMVASHTIIPVVAVPIMVYNDKSEKKQERFKFSAFGGMDSLLSIVEMPNGSPVATVGINKAANAGLYAVKILANEFTELQKKLKMFKQKQHQSVLDESDEMKKTGLVKFVQKKFK; the protein is encoded by the coding sequence ATCATGATTCCAAAAAAGCCACTAGTCGGAATAATCATGGGATCAAGCTCTGACAGCAAAGTAATGCACAGTGCAGCAAAAATCCTAGATGACTTTGGAATTGCACATGAAGACCAAATCATATCTGCTCATAGAACCCCGACAAGACTAGAAGAATATGCAAAGCATGCAGAGAAAAATGGATTTAAAATAATAATTGCGGGCGCCGGAGGATCTGCGCACCTGCCTGGGATGGTTGCGTCTCACACCATAATCCCCGTAGTGGCAGTGCCGATAATGGTGTATAATGACAAGTCGGAGAAAAAACAAGAACGATTCAAGTTTTCGGCATTTGGTGGAATGGACTCGCTCCTATCAATAGTTGAAATGCCAAACGGATCTCCTGTTGCAACAGTTGGAATAAACAAGGCTGCAAATGCCGGGTTGTACGCAGTAAAAATTCTTGCAAACGAATTTACTGAATTGCAAAAGAAACTAAAGATGTTCAAACAAAAACAGCATCAGTCAGTGCTTGATGAATCAGACGAGATGAAAAAAACCGGCCTTGTCAAATTTGTACAAAAGAAATTCAAATAA
- the ilvA gene encoding threonine ammonia-lyase encodes MNPTYDEIVKIRQSYGNMIRKTPLLYTDTFSKMSGSKVYLKAEFQQRTGSFKLRGAYAKIKALTKEEKKNGVIAASAGNHAQGVAFASKLEKIPCTIVMPVTASPAKVAATRGYGAKVILEGINYDESWAKAQEISKKTGAKIIHAFDDSKIIEANGAIGLEILEDLPDVDEIYVPIGGGGLAAGVLLAVKAKNPKVKVIGVESKAFPAMKNSIKVGRLQAVKGERTIADGISVKMPGKLTFKIINELIDDIVLVDDTQIVKTMFLLMERAKMVVEPAGAVTLAYLLNAKPAPGKKVVPILGGGNVDMYLLGQIVAKGLTAMSRLVKIFILLKDKPGALKEVVDEIASLSVNIVEVVHDRLSSNIDAGTAGVTLSLEMEGKEHAQKLVSHLKSRNIQFKILT; translated from the coding sequence ATGAATCCAACTTATGACGAGATTGTCAAAATTAGGCAGTCATACGGAAACATGATTCGAAAAACTCCCTTGCTTTACACAGATACGTTTAGCAAAATGTCAGGCTCAAAGGTGTATCTCAAGGCAGAGTTTCAGCAGAGAACAGGTTCATTTAAGCTCAGGGGAGCATATGCAAAAATAAAAGCCCTCACAAAAGAGGAAAAGAAAAACGGAGTGATTGCAGCGTCAGCAGGAAACCATGCGCAGGGGGTGGCATTTGCATCAAAGCTTGAAAAAATACCATGCACCATAGTAATGCCAGTTACTGCATCACCTGCAAAGGTTGCCGCAACTCGAGGATATGGTGCAAAGGTCATACTTGAGGGAATAAACTATGACGAATCATGGGCAAAAGCACAAGAGATTTCAAAGAAAACGGGAGCAAAAATAATCCATGCATTTGATGATTCAAAAATAATCGAGGCAAATGGTGCAATTGGACTAGAAATTTTAGAAGACCTCCCAGACGTAGATGAAATCTACGTCCCAATCGGTGGTGGCGGATTAGCAGCTGGAGTTTTGCTTGCAGTCAAGGCAAAAAACCCAAAGGTCAAAGTAATCGGGGTTGAATCAAAAGCATTTCCTGCAATGAAAAATTCCATAAAGGTCGGAAGGCTGCAGGCAGTAAAAGGCGAGAGAACCATTGCAGACGGAATATCAGTAAAGATGCCAGGAAAACTGACATTTAAAATAATTAATGAGTTAATTGACGACATTGTTCTTGTTGATGACACTCAGATAGTCAAGACAATGTTTTTGCTAATGGAGCGTGCAAAAATGGTTGTGGAACCTGCAGGTGCAGTAACACTTGCCTATCTGCTCAATGCAAAACCAGCACCAGGCAAAAAAGTAGTTCCAATCCTAGGTGGAGGAAATGTAGACATGTATCTTTTGGGCCAGATAGTAGCAAAGGGCCTTACTGCTATGAGCAGACTGGTCAAAATTTTCATTTTGTTAAAAGACAAGCCAGGTGCGCTAAAAGAAGTAGTAGACGAGATAGCCTCGCTGAGCGTAAACATTGTAGAGGTAGTTCATGACAGGCTGAGCTCAAACATTGATGCTGGAACCGCAGGTGTAACACTCAGTCTTGAAATGGAAGGAAAGGAACATGCACAAAAGCTAGTTTCGCATCTGAAATCAAGGAACATCCAATTCAAGATACTGACGTAG
- a CDS encoding adenylate/guanylate cyclase domain-containing protein, whose amino-acid sequence MSGTESNKIKSDPAENPSISNKTKPDYGIIDMMLSHGELRVIDSETLIKETQNRVWHALKSGYEYSPVEDQSDAFLRKHVSSRMKMVVMYVDLVGSTNIALELPEDKVAIIITCFAQEMASTIRHHNGYVLKFVGDAVIGYFVAEENQLQPADDAVLCAKSMVSVIQKGINPILNQYDYPDLAIKIGIDYGENMIVRYGADAKKSHVDILGPSMNIAAKIQNMAKPNQILVGDDIYTRLHPSIQSSFEKIVWKNNEWKYRRSTGELYPVFAYVD is encoded by the coding sequence ATGAGCGGAACTGAAAGTAACAAGATAAAAAGCGACCCGGCTGAAAATCCCTCAATTTCAAACAAAACAAAACCTGATTATGGCATAATCGACATGATGCTAAGTCACGGTGAATTAAGGGTCATTGACTCAGAAACCCTGATCAAGGAAACTCAGAATCGGGTGTGGCATGCGCTAAAGAGCGGATACGAGTATTCCCCAGTAGAAGACCAGTCTGATGCGTTTTTACGAAAACACGTCTCGTCTAGAATGAAGATGGTTGTAATGTATGTGGATTTGGTCGGCTCTACAAACATCGCACTTGAACTTCCAGAAGACAAGGTTGCAATCATAATCACTTGCTTTGCACAGGAAATGGCATCTACCATACGACACCACAACGGGTATGTGCTCAAGTTTGTAGGTGATGCGGTGATCGGATACTTTGTTGCAGAGGAAAACCAGCTCCAGCCTGCAGACGACGCGGTACTGTGCGCAAAATCAATGGTGTCTGTAATCCAAAAAGGAATTAACCCAATTCTAAACCAGTATGATTATCCTGACTTGGCAATCAAAATAGGAATCGATTATGGCGAAAACATGATAGTCAGATATGGTGCAGACGCAAAAAAATCACACGTTGACATCTTGGGACCGTCAATGAACATTGCAGCGAAAATCCAAAACATGGCAAAGCCAAACCAAATTCTTGTAGGTGATGACATCTATACGAGGCTTCATCCTTCGATTCAATCTTCATTTGAGAAAATTGTCTGGAAGAACAACGAGTGGAAATATCGTAGGTCTACTGGTGAACTGTATCCTGTCTTTGCGTACGTCGATTAA
- a CDS encoding VOC family protein: MNIKRVGNVILAVKDLDKSVEFYHNIMGLPIKNQRRSWVDLGQSGALLSLHPASLTAKHLGTSLENGIVIGFLVGDVKSAVEELKAKGVTIYRDIIDRESGKNAIVLDPDEYMVSLFEPIFADKEQQTSGYHGFTPV; the protein is encoded by the coding sequence GTGAACATAAAGCGAGTCGGAAATGTCATCCTTGCAGTTAAGGATTTGGACAAGTCTGTAGAGTTTTACCACAACATCATGGGACTTCCAATAAAAAACCAGAGAAGGTCATGGGTTGACTTGGGGCAATCAGGCGCACTTTTGAGTCTGCATCCAGCATCGCTAACTGCAAAGCACCTTGGAACATCGCTTGAAAACGGAATCGTAATTGGATTTTTGGTAGGCGATGTGAAGTCAGCAGTTGAGGAGCTAAAGGCAAAAGGCGTTACCATATACAGAGACATCATAGACAGAGAGTCTGGAAAAAATGCAATAGTTTTGGATCCTGACGAATACATGGTATCATTATTCGAGCCCATATTTGCCGATAAAGAACAACAGACCTCAGGCTACCACGGATTCACGCCAGTTTAA
- a CDS encoding Lrp/AsnC ligand binding domain-containing protein, whose protein sequence is MVKAVILVKSPKKLIAAKLGKMDFVYNSFPVSGQFDAVAFVDVKDLSEIREITTKIQMIPGVERTETMIEIQ, encoded by the coding sequence ATGGTAAAGGCAGTAATCCTAGTCAAATCGCCAAAGAAGCTCATTGCCGCAAAGCTTGGCAAGATGGACTTTGTGTACAACTCGTTTCCAGTGTCTGGCCAGTTTGACGCAGTTGCATTTGTCGATGTCAAGGACTTGTCGGAAATCAGGGAAATTACAACAAAAATCCAAATGATTCCCGGTGTTGAGCGAACCGAAACCATGATAGAAATACAGTAA
- a CDS encoding type II toxin-antitoxin system RelE family toxin, translated as MSLNSHGQHADDIKKLKGYDNHYRIRVGDYRILFFREDDIAKIYDVSHRSDVYK; from the coding sequence ATGAGCTTGAATTCACATGGCCAACATGCAGACGACATAAAGAAACTAAAGGGGTATGACAACCATTACAGGATTCGAGTTGGAGATTACAGAATTCTATTTTTTCGTGAAGACGACATTGCAAAGATATACGACGTATCACATAGAAGTGACGTATACAAATGA
- a CDS encoding sensor histidine kinase: MDSCFLKYNPKFDTSNRDEKGVITIRATKNNSHIIIEIEDSGPGIRSDILPKIFEPLFTTKQVGTGLGLSSCKMIIEQHGGTIGILNNPTRFSIILPY, translated from the coding sequence ATTGATAGTTGTTTTCTCAAATATAATCCTAAATTCGATACAAGCAATAGAGATGAAAAAGGGGTAATAACGATCAGAGCTACGAAAAATAACTCTCACATCATAATCGAAATAGAAGACTCTGGGCCAGGAATTCGATCCGACATATTACCGAAAATATTTGAGCCTCTATTTACTACAAAACAAGTTGGAACCGGTCTTGGCCTTTCAAGCTGCAAAATGATAATCGAGCAACATGGGGGAACAATTGGCATATTAAACAACCCTACCAGATTTTCGATAATTTTGCCATACTGA
- a CDS encoding histidine kinase dimerization/phospho-acceptor domain-containing protein — MSKNQPTNETAPFEELREDIVSANEQIHSLVNHLNYQTMKIKKIKRIHEDFEHELDILNGKNDNSVPMQDFRKTEFENMGREFESKKIIGDITLTVEKQGRDRIAMLEKQLEDEKANAAQFNKKIQEEVIKFTIIEEALKRDKGELESIIKEKTEMLVNAEKMSAIGDLASRLAHDMKNPLTVIRGSIQVIKKTNQDKMDDFSLKRIKVIEDSIFRMAHQIDNVLNYVKMTQLEITQNSLVEILISAIEQVQVPQNITINLPVSDFVLSCDQNKLIVVFSNIILNSIQAIEMKKG, encoded by the coding sequence TTGTCAAAAAATCAACCTACTAATGAAACTGCGCCATTTGAGGAGTTGCGAGAAGACATCGTTAGTGCAAATGAACAGATCCATTCACTTGTAAACCACCTCAACTATCAAACAATGAAGATTAAAAAAATCAAGAGAATTCATGAGGATTTTGAGCATGAATTGGATATACTAAATGGCAAGAATGACAACAGTGTACCTATGCAGGATTTTAGAAAAACAGAATTTGAAAACATGGGGCGAGAATTTGAGTCTAAAAAGATAATTGGTGACATTACCTTAACTGTGGAAAAACAGGGACGAGACAGAATTGCCATGTTAGAAAAGCAACTTGAAGATGAAAAGGCGAATGCGGCTCAATTCAACAAAAAAATTCAAGAGGAGGTGATAAAATTCACTATTATTGAAGAGGCCTTAAAAAGGGACAAGGGCGAGTTGGAATCAATCATAAAAGAAAAAACTGAGATGCTAGTCAACGCAGAAAAAATGTCCGCAATTGGTGATCTTGCATCAAGACTCGCACATGATATGAAAAACCCGTTAACCGTAATCAGGGGAAGTATTCAAGTTATTAAAAAAACGAATCAGGACAAGATGGATGACTTTTCATTAAAGCGGATAAAAGTAATAGAAGATTCAATTTTTAGAATGGCACATCAAATCGACAATGTTTTAAATTATGTGAAGATGACTCAGCTAGAAATCACACAAAACTCGCTTGTTGAGATACTAATTTCTGCAATCGAGCAAGTTCAAGTACCGCAAAACATTACCATCAACCTCCCAGTTTCCGATTTTGTACTATCGTGTGATCAAAACAAATTGATAGTTGTTTTCTCAAATATAATCCTAAATTCGATACAAGCAATAGAGATGAAAAAGGGGTAA
- a CDS encoding cob(I)yrinic acid a,c-diamide adenosyltransferase yields the protein MKIYTKTGDDGTTGLQGGKRVLKSDLRIVAYGAVDETNSSLGVVLSHDTDADIRELLTRIQNELFVAGSDLSNPDLGKKDNRVTEQMVENLEKNIDRFEAELSPLTNFILPGGHQSAAHLHMARTTSRRAETDVVALAKEEQINAHCQKYLNRLSDLLFVLARVVNKRNGTNDTVWKP from the coding sequence TTGAAAATATACACCAAAACAGGAGATGACGGGACCACCGGGCTCCAGGGTGGAAAGCGTGTTTTAAAATCAGATTTACGAATAGTAGCATATGGTGCAGTGGATGAGACAAACTCTTCGCTTGGCGTCGTACTGTCGCACGATACGGATGCAGACATCAGGGAACTGCTTACAAGGATACAAAACGAACTGTTTGTTGCAGGCTCTGATCTGTCCAATCCAGACTTGGGAAAAAAAGACAACAGAGTCACAGAGCAGATGGTAGAAAACCTAGAAAAAAACATTGACAGATTCGAGGCAGAGCTGAGTCCCCTTACAAACTTCATACTCCCAGGAGGCCACCAGAGTGCGGCGCACTTGCACATGGCAAGAACCACATCTAGACGAGCTGAGACAGATGTCGTGGCACTGGCAAAAGAGGAGCAGATCAATGCACATTGTCAGAAATACCTTAATCGACTATCGGACCTTTTGTTTGTCCTTGCACGCGTTGTCAATAAGCGAAACGGAACAAACGACACAGTCTGGAAGCCATAG
- a CDS encoding HD domain-containing protein gives MLEDFLKNAMKLKTIPRQGWINKLDLKDPESVADHCYSMAVLAMIFSDLKRLDTEKIIKMTLLHDLAESVTGDLTPDVVTKSKKEKLETYAMKKILAHLPKPLRAKYAKLWTEYQQNSTREARLLHQIDKLEMALQAKSYGKKFTKKQLRPFFDSAKREIFDPDLKKAFKKIL, from the coding sequence TTGCTTGAAGATTTTCTAAAAAACGCCATGAAACTAAAGACCATCCCAAGGCAGGGCTGGATAAACAAGCTCGACCTCAAGGATCCTGAATCCGTTGCAGACCATTGCTATTCGATGGCAGTGCTGGCAATGATATTTTCAGATTTGAAAAGGCTTGACACTGAAAAAATAATCAAAATGACACTTTTACACGATTTGGCAGAATCTGTAACAGGGGATCTCACACCTGATGTTGTTACAAAATCAAAAAAAGAGAAACTGGAAACTTACGCAATGAAAAAAATTCTTGCACATCTTCCCAAACCGCTCAGAGCCAAATATGCAAAACTCTGGACAGAGTATCAGCAAAACAGCACAAGAGAAGCCAGACTCTTGCACCAAATCGACAAGCTGGAAATGGCACTGCAGGCAAAATCATACGGAAAAAAATTCACAAAAAAACAACTAAGGCCGTTTTTTGATTCGGCAAAAAGGGAAATCTTCGACCCTGATCTCAAAAAGGCGTTTAAAAAAATTTTGTAA
- a CDS encoding hydrolase, giving the protein MSGQEKDELIRAQNELIGVLFEIIKRLQANNTLDEEYFGIIASDTVRDADQKRLDEILTQRTENGKIVAKLLEKLRPSQ; this is encoded by the coding sequence GTGTCTGGGCAAGAAAAAGACGAACTAATTCGCGCTCAAAACGAGCTCATCGGAGTCTTGTTTGAGATAATAAAACGACTCCAGGCAAACAACACTTTGGACGAGGAATACTTTGGGATAATAGCAAGCGACACCGTAAGGGACGCTGACCAAAAACGACTAGATGAAATCCTGACACAAAGAACAGAAAACGGCAAAATAGTTGCAAAACTTTTAGAAAAACTACGTCCCAGTCAGTGA